Proteins co-encoded in one Paraburkholderia terrae genomic window:
- a CDS encoding NAD(P)/FAD-dependent oxidoreductase, producing MSESVKRAFEGVKLFPFWLDNPAAPAVERELIGPTTADLVIIGGGFTGLWAAIQAKENDPRLDVVLIEAGKIAYGASGRPGGIISTSVMHGLPNATRVFPEDLDVLERLGQENLDGFKESLVRYGIEADVEWNGEMTVAVDEKHLDHLQNDFELHVSHGHDVVLLDSAKAREQLDSPLFAGAMWSRNRSGTIHPAKLAWGLKAAALKLGVRLYEHSPLTRLEDAGKKMIVYTQAGRIDTPRVLLGTGTANVGVSDINRRVMQVRDHIVATSPLTDEQMARIGWKNRQGVYDTRTQLNYFRLTKDNRIIFGGRVSYHFGGDNNPAQDRDERTYYKLAEAFYRTFPQLDDVKFTHAWGGPIDYCSRGAVFARKYHGGKTVFVAGYTGFGVAGSRFGARMGLEMLWNRDTLITSLDISRKGPSYIPPEPVRWIAAKITFNAFDGADDRGGWRRWWINSIKALGFPM from the coding sequence ATGAGCGAGTCGGTCAAACGCGCATTCGAAGGTGTAAAGCTGTTTCCGTTCTGGCTGGATAATCCCGCGGCGCCTGCCGTCGAACGCGAGCTGATCGGGCCGACCACGGCCGATCTCGTGATTATCGGCGGCGGCTTTACGGGTTTGTGGGCAGCGATTCAGGCGAAGGAGAACGATCCTCGTCTGGACGTCGTGCTGATCGAAGCGGGCAAGATTGCATATGGTGCGTCGGGCCGTCCGGGCGGGATTATTTCGACGTCCGTGATGCACGGGTTGCCGAACGCGACGCGTGTCTTCCCGGAAGATCTCGATGTGCTCGAGCGTCTGGGCCAGGAGAATCTCGACGGGTTCAAGGAATCGCTTGTGCGTTATGGCATTGAAGCCGACGTCGAATGGAACGGCGAAATGACGGTGGCCGTCGACGAAAAGCACCTTGACCATTTGCAGAATGACTTTGAACTGCATGTGTCGCATGGGCATGACGTTGTGTTGCTCGATAGTGCGAAGGCTCGCGAGCAACTCGATTCGCCGTTGTTTGCAGGTGCGATGTGGTCGCGCAATCGTAGCGGGACGATTCATCCGGCGAAGCTTGCTTGGGGGCTCAAGGCGGCTGCCTTGAAACTTGGCGTGCGGCTGTATGAGCATTCGCCGTTGACGCGTCTTGAAGATGCTGGCAAGAAGATGATCGTGTATACGCAGGCGGGGAGGATTGATACGCCGCGTGTGTTGCTCGGCACGGGTACTGCGAATGTCGGTGTGTCGGATATCAACCGGCGGGTGATGCAGGTGCGTGATCACATCGTCGCGACGAGTCCGCTGACCGACGAGCAAATGGCGCGTATTGGCTGGAAGAACCGCCAGGGCGTGTATGACACGCGTACGCAGCTCAATTATTTTCGTCTCACGAAGGACAATCGGATCATTTTTGGCGGGCGTGTTAGTTATCACTTTGGTGGCGATAACAATCCTGCGCAGGATCGCGATGAGCGTACTTATTACAAACTCGCTGAGGCTTTTTATCGGACGTTCCCGCAACTGGATGATGTGAAGTTCACGCATGCGTGGGGTGGGCCGATTGATTACTGTTCTCGCGGGGCTGTTTTTGCGCGTAAGTATCACGGTGGGAAGACTGTTTTTGTTGCTGGGTATACCGGGTTTGGTGTTGCCGGGAGCCGGTTCGGCGCGAGGATGGGGCTTGAGATGCTCTGGAATCGCGATACGTTGATCACTTCGCTTGATATCTCGCGGAAGGGGCCTTCGTATATTCCGCCAGAGCCTGTGCGGTGGATCGCCGCCAAGATCACTTTTAATGCTTTTGATGGGGCGGATGATCGGGGTGGATGGAGAAGGTGGTGGATTAATTCCATTAAGGCGCTTGGGTTTCCGATGTAG
- a CDS encoding cupin domain-containing protein, translating to MSNITFTRIDVKGPGATGLQPALHDPADVILDGAKAPHAATAFSDAENLLTAGVWQCDAGTLKLSDLPIHEVCVLIEGEVVITSDDGRSDHYRAGDAFILHKGFSGTWHMPVATKKYSVVYCG from the coding sequence ATGAGCAACATTACCTTTACCCGTATCGATGTGAAGGGCCCGGGCGCGACTGGCCTGCAGCCGGCATTGCATGATCCCGCTGATGTGATTCTCGACGGCGCTAAAGCGCCGCATGCGGCGACTGCTTTTTCTGATGCTGAGAATTTGCTCACCGCTGGGGTTTGGCAGTGCGATGCCGGTACGCTCAAGTTGTCTGATCTGCCGATTCATGAAGTCTGTGTGCTGATTGAAGGCGAAGTCGTAATCACCAGCGATGATGGGCGTTCCGATCACTATAGGGCTGGTGATGCTTTTATTCTTCACAAGGGCTTCTCGGGTACTTGGCATATGCCTGTTGCTACTAAGAAGTACAGTGTTGTTTATTGCGGTTGA
- a CDS encoding MFS transporter codes for MTSRLMVNARSLRALDWLNFFVANVQTGFGPFIASYLASHKWTQGEIGLALSVGTISAMVSQVPGGAAVDALRNKKGAAAWAIIAIILSAVLLAASPTVLPVMAAEVFHGFASCMLVPAMAAISFALVGRHDLGDRLGRNARWASIGSAVAAGLMGLFGEYFSARAVFWLTAVLAAPALFALSMITMPEHQPLPAHQPAKKERDDAEEKESIFELLRDKRMLIFAACVVLFHLSNAAMLNLAAGEVTAGMGDNVQLVIAACIIVPQAIVAMLSPWVGRTAERWGRRPILLLGFSALPVRALLFAGVSSPYLLVPVQMLDGISAAVFGVMLPLIAADVAGDKGRYNLTIGLFGLAAGIGATLSTAVAGFIADRFGNAVSFFGLAGAGALAVLLVWAAMPETRDANGDMQEKPAPADDGSLKRAK; via the coding sequence ATGACGAGCCGTCTCATGGTCAACGCACGCAGTCTCCGCGCCCTCGACTGGCTCAACTTCTTCGTCGCCAACGTGCAGACGGGATTCGGGCCGTTCATCGCGTCATACCTCGCGTCGCACAAGTGGACGCAGGGCGAGATCGGACTCGCGCTTTCAGTCGGCACGATCAGCGCGATGGTGAGCCAGGTGCCTGGCGGCGCGGCCGTCGATGCGCTGCGCAACAAGAAAGGCGCTGCTGCGTGGGCGATCATCGCGATCATTCTCAGCGCCGTGCTGCTTGCGGCGAGCCCGACCGTGCTGCCCGTGATGGCCGCCGAGGTCTTTCACGGCTTTGCGAGCTGCATGCTCGTGCCGGCGATGGCGGCCATTTCGTTTGCGCTCGTCGGGCGACACGATCTGGGCGACCGGCTTGGGCGCAATGCGCGCTGGGCGTCGATTGGGAGCGCTGTCGCTGCGGGTCTGATGGGGCTGTTCGGCGAATATTTCTCGGCGCGCGCGGTGTTCTGGTTGACTGCAGTGCTTGCGGCGCCTGCGCTGTTTGCGTTGTCGATGATCACGATGCCCGAGCATCAGCCTTTGCCCGCGCACCAACCTGCGAAGAAGGAGCGGGACGACGCCGAAGAAAAGGAATCGATCTTCGAGTTGCTGCGCGACAAGCGGATGTTGATCTTTGCTGCGTGCGTCGTGTTGTTCCATCTGTCCAATGCGGCGATGCTCAATCTCGCGGCGGGTGAAGTGACGGCGGGTATGGGCGATAACGTGCAGCTTGTGATTGCTGCGTGCATCATCGTGCCGCAGGCGATTGTGGCGATGTTGTCGCCTTGGGTTGGGCGTACTGCCGAGCGCTGGGGGCGCAGGCCCATTCTGCTGCTTGGGTTTTCTGCGCTGCCGGTGCGGGCTTTGCTGTTTGCTGGCGTTAGCAGCCCTTACCTGCTCGTGCCTGTGCAGATGCTCGATGGCATTAGCGCCGCTGTGTTCGGTGTGATGCTGCCTCTGATTGCTGCTGATGTTGCCGGCGACAAGGGGCGTTATAACCTCACCATTGGGCTGTTTGGCCTCGCGGCCGGGATTGGTGCGACGCTCTCTACTGCTGTTGCCGGGTTTATTGCCGATCGCTTTGGCAATGCGGTTAGCTTTTTTGGGCTCGCCGGTGCGGGGGCGCTTGCTGTGTTGCTTGTGTGGGCGGCTATGCCTGAGACTCGCGATGCGAATGGAGATATGCAGGAGAAGCCTGCACCCGCTGATGATGGGTCTTTGAAGCGGGCTAAGTGA
- a CDS encoding NAD-dependent epimerase/dehydratase family protein has product MNIFITGASGFIGGSIAAGLVRAGHRVTGLIRNPEHAAELKRLGIEPVVGTLDDRDLLITQAKAADAVINAASSDHRGAVEALIEGLEGSGKPFLHTSGSSIVGDASGGERGDAKIYTEDALPEPTADKAPRVAIDNLVLDAAKRGIRSSVLCNTLIYGHGAVKGSSSVQLPRLVRQAQKSGIVRHVGSGGNIWSNVFIDDVVELYRLALDKTPAGTFYFVESGEASFREMTDAIAKAMHLGLAQDWPLDQAIDEWGYEMASYGLGSNSRVRGTRARNLLDWQPEHTSVIEWIENDMMKDA; this is encoded by the coding sequence TTGAACATCTTCATCACTGGCGCAAGCGGTTTTATCGGCGGATCCATTGCGGCGGGTCTCGTGCGCGCGGGCCATCGCGTGACTGGCCTGATCCGCAACCCGGAGCATGCGGCTGAACTGAAGCGCCTCGGCATCGAGCCTGTCGTCGGTACGCTCGACGACCGCGACTTGCTGATCACCCAAGCCAAAGCCGCCGACGCCGTCATCAACGCGGCGAGCAGTGACCATCGCGGCGCGGTGGAAGCGCTAATCGAAGGTCTCGAAGGCTCCGGCAAGCCGTTTTTGCATACGAGCGGTTCGAGCATCGTCGGCGACGCGTCGGGTGGCGAACGCGGCGACGCAAAGATCTACACGGAAGACGCGCTACCCGAGCCGACAGCAGACAAAGCACCGCGCGTCGCCATCGACAACCTCGTGCTCGACGCAGCAAAACGCGGCATCCGCTCGTCGGTGCTATGCAACACGCTGATCTACGGGCATGGCGCCGTCAAAGGCAGTTCGAGCGTGCAGTTGCCACGACTCGTTCGTCAGGCCCAAAAGAGCGGCATCGTGCGGCATGTGGGCAGCGGCGGCAACATCTGGTCGAACGTGTTCATCGACGACGTGGTCGAACTGTATCGGCTCGCGCTCGACAAGACCCCGGCGGGCACGTTCTATTTCGTCGAAAGCGGCGAAGCGTCGTTCCGCGAGATGACGGACGCGATCGCCAAAGCGATGCACCTCGGCCTGGCGCAGGACTGGCCGCTCGATCAGGCGATCGACGAATGGGGCTATGAAATGGCGTCGTATGGTCTCGGCTCGAACAGCCGCGTGCGCGGCACTCGCGCGCGCAACCTGCTCGACTGGCAGCCAGAGCACACGTCGGTGATCGAGTGGATCGAGAACGACATGATGAAAGACGCGTAA
- a CDS encoding LysR substrate-binding domain-containing protein, whose product MKLHQLSTLAAIAETGSIRAAARQLGLSPAAVTKSVRELEADLRAPLVIRGTSGVAFTEYGRALVVHARLVLGQLARAEAELEAMRGASAGKLSVGVTPWLALTFLPETVNRFKQKMPDVQLEFFEGLLAVVQPRLRDGSLDFSIGRPPPASPQSEFHNVPLFSTHSAVVARRGHPLGECRTLHELQDAEWVLNWDPASRESMADNLFRKRGMRVPHTIHLAHSFAIVLGLLQQTDFLSIFPWPLVEVNIAKDNLRALPLGEVVDETIVSITSRRGVPVSPAAACFIECLREVIDEGARSQDADRRRLFHSIELLF is encoded by the coding sequence ATGAAACTGCATCAACTCAGCACGCTCGCCGCGATCGCGGAGACAGGCAGCATCCGCGCCGCGGCGCGGCAACTGGGCTTGTCCCCTGCCGCCGTCACCAAGTCCGTGCGCGAACTTGAAGCGGATCTGCGCGCGCCGCTGGTGATACGCGGCACATCGGGCGTCGCGTTCACCGAATACGGACGCGCGCTCGTCGTGCATGCGCGGCTCGTGCTCGGTCAGCTCGCCCGCGCCGAGGCCGAACTCGAAGCAATGCGTGGCGCGTCGGCGGGAAAACTCTCGGTGGGCGTCACGCCGTGGCTCGCGCTGACGTTTCTGCCCGAGACGGTCAACCGCTTCAAGCAGAAAATGCCCGACGTGCAGCTGGAATTCTTCGAAGGATTATTGGCTGTCGTGCAGCCGCGTCTGCGCGACGGCAGCCTCGACTTTTCGATCGGGCGGCCGCCGCCTGCGTCACCGCAATCGGAGTTTCACAACGTGCCGCTTTTTTCGACGCATTCGGCCGTCGTCGCGCGACGCGGGCATCCGTTGGGCGAATGCCGTACGCTGCACGAACTGCAAGACGCCGAATGGGTGTTGAACTGGGACCCCGCGAGCCGCGAGTCGATGGCCGACAATCTGTTCCGCAAGCGCGGGATGAGGGTGCCGCACACGATCCATCTCGCGCATTCATTTGCGATCGTGCTGGGCCTGCTTCAGCAGACGGATTTCCTCAGCATCTTTCCGTGGCCGCTCGTCGAGGTGAACATCGCGAAGGACAATCTGCGCGCGCTGCCGTTGGGCGAAGTGGTCGATGAGACGATCGTCAGCATCACGTCAAGGCGCGGCGTGCCTGTTAGTCCGGCGGCCGCGTGTTTTATCGAATGCCTGCGTGAAGTGATCGATGAAGGCGCGCGGTCGCAGGATGCGGACCGCCGCCGTCTGTTTCATTCGATCGAACTGCTTTTCTAG
- a CDS encoding SRPBCC family protein, protein MSARPSLTLQRHINASPEKVFSAWTDPQQIVKWLHPGGCDVILSEMELKVGGRFHMIMRAPDGEEHDVSGLFREVAINEKLVYSWAFRSTPERESVVTFSLKADGDGTWLTLTHEQFFDEAARDAHRGGWTEALDGLERYFS, encoded by the coding sequence ATGTCCGCCCGCCCCAGTCTCACGCTCCAGCGACACATCAACGCGTCTCCGGAAAAAGTCTTCAGCGCGTGGACCGACCCGCAGCAGATCGTGAAGTGGCTGCATCCCGGCGGCTGTGACGTGATCCTCTCGGAGATGGAGTTGAAAGTGGGTGGCCGTTTTCACATGATCATGCGCGCGCCCGATGGCGAAGAGCATGACGTGAGCGGTCTGTTCCGCGAAGTCGCAATCAACGAAAAGCTCGTCTATAGCTGGGCATTCCGCTCGACACCGGAACGTGAGTCCGTCGTCACGTTTTCGCTGAAGGCCGATGGCGACGGCACATGGCTCACGCTCACGCACGAACAATTCTTCGATGAAGCCGCGCGCGACGCACATCGCGGCGGATGGACGGAAGCACTCGACGGACTCGAACGCTATTTCTCGTGA
- a CDS encoding DUF899 domain-containing protein, which produces MEEHKIVSSEAWLAAQHAHLAEEKAFTRARDALVKKRQALPWMKIDKTYTFDTREGAKTLAELFAGRSQLIVYHFMLGPDWEQGCPGCSFLSDHIDGALVHLAHRDVTYVAVSRAPLEKIDAYKTRMGWQFPWVSSFGSDFNYDFDVSFTPEQEAHGKVVYNFETQDYACDELPGMSVFYRNDKGEIFRTFSSYGRGGEPLIGTYTLLDFVPKGRDEDENKMMGWLRRHDSYEDGVTGKTLAQEKQGTGACCHEAAHK; this is translated from the coding sequence ATGGAAGAGCACAAGATCGTTTCAAGCGAAGCATGGCTGGCCGCGCAACACGCGCATCTCGCGGAAGAAAAGGCTTTTACGCGCGCCCGCGACGCGCTCGTGAAGAAGCGTCAGGCGCTGCCGTGGATGAAGATCGACAAGACCTACACGTTCGATACGCGAGAAGGCGCGAAGACGCTCGCCGAGCTGTTCGCGGGACGCAGCCAGTTGATCGTCTATCACTTCATGCTCGGACCGGATTGGGAGCAGGGCTGTCCCGGCTGCTCGTTCCTGTCCGATCACATCGACGGCGCGCTCGTGCATCTCGCGCACCGCGACGTGACGTATGTGGCCGTTTCGCGGGCGCCGCTCGAGAAGATCGATGCGTACAAAACACGCATGGGATGGCAGTTCCCTTGGGTGTCGTCGTTCGGCAGCGACTTCAATTACGACTTCGACGTGTCCTTCACGCCGGAGCAGGAAGCGCATGGCAAGGTCGTCTACAACTTCGAGACGCAGGACTATGCGTGCGACGAACTGCCCGGTATGAGCGTGTTTTACCGGAACGACAAGGGCGAGATCTTTCGCACCTTCTCGTCGTATGGTCGCGGCGGCGAGCCGCTGATCGGCACCTATACGCTGCTCGATTTCGTTCCGAAGGGCCGCGATGAGGACGAGAACAAGATGATGGGCTGGCTGCGCCGTCACGACAGCTATGAAGACGGCGTGACGGGCAAGACACTGGCGCAGGAGAAGCAGGGCACGGGCGCCTGCTGTCATGAAGCGGCACACAAATGA
- a CDS encoding M20 aminoacylase family protein, giving the protein MNTMVIPAGIADLEAEMIALRRRIHAHPELAYEEHVTGELVADKLDEWGYTVTRGLGSTGVVGQLKVGSGTRKLGLRADMDALPIHEQTGLPYASKLPGKMHACGHDGHTAMLLAAAKHLAQERSFDGTLNLIFQPAEEGLAGAQKMIEDGLFERFPCDAVFAMHNMPGHPTGKFGFLPGSFMASSDTVIIKVTGRGGHGAVPHKAVDPVVVCAQIVLALQTIVSRNVAPLDMAIITVGAIHAGEAPNVIPETAEMRLSVRALKPEVRDYLETRILEVVHGQASVYNARAEVDYQRRYPVLVNDAQMTAFATQVARDWVGDDGLIANMQPLTGSEDFAFMLEKCAGAYLIIGNGDGEGGCMVHNPGYDFNDDCLATGAAYWVRLAQSFLV; this is encoded by the coding sequence GTGAATACCATGGTCATCCCCGCCGGCATCGCCGATCTCGAAGCAGAAATGATTGCGCTGCGCCGCCGCATCCACGCGCATCCCGAGCTTGCGTACGAAGAACACGTGACGGGCGAGCTGGTCGCCGACAAGCTCGACGAGTGGGGCTACACCGTGACGCGCGGGCTGGGCAGCACGGGCGTCGTCGGGCAACTGAAAGTAGGCAGCGGTACGCGCAAGCTCGGCCTGCGTGCCGACATGGACGCGCTGCCGATTCACGAGCAGACGGGCCTGCCGTACGCGAGCAAGCTGCCCGGCAAGATGCACGCATGCGGCCACGACGGCCACACTGCGATGCTGCTCGCCGCAGCGAAGCATCTCGCGCAGGAACGTTCGTTCGACGGCACGCTGAACCTGATTTTCCAGCCCGCCGAGGAAGGCCTTGCCGGCGCGCAGAAAATGATCGAAGACGGGCTGTTCGAGCGCTTCCCGTGCGACGCCGTGTTCGCGATGCACAACATGCCGGGTCATCCGACGGGCAAGTTCGGCTTTCTGCCGGGTTCGTTCATGGCGTCTTCGGATACCGTCATCATCAAGGTGACGGGGCGCGGCGGCCACGGCGCGGTGCCGCACAAGGCCGTCGATCCCGTCGTCGTGTGCGCGCAGATCGTGCTGGCGTTGCAGACCATCGTGTCGCGTAACGTCGCGCCGCTCGATATGGCGATCATCACGGTCGGCGCGATTCACGCGGGCGAGGCGCCCAACGTGATTCCGGAGACGGCGGAGATGCGCCTCTCCGTTCGCGCATTGAAGCCGGAAGTCCGCGACTACCTGGAGACGCGCATTCTGGAAGTCGTGCATGGGCAGGCATCGGTGTACAACGCGCGCGCCGAGGTCGACTATCAGCGCCGCTATCCCGTGCTCGTCAACGATGCGCAGATGACGGCATTCGCGACGCAGGTCGCGCGCGACTGGGTCGGCGACGATGGCCTGATCGCCAACATGCAGCCGCTGACGGGCAGCGAGGACTTCGCGTTCATGCTCGAGAAATGCGCGGGCGCATATCTGATCATCGGCAACGGGGACGGCGAGGGCGGCTGCATGGTGCATAACCCTGGCTACGACTTCAACGACGATTGCCTTGCGACGGGCGCCGCTTATTGGGTGCGACTCGCGCAATCATTTCTCGTCTGA
- a CDS encoding MFS transporter has protein sequence MTYTAATTSTSDDSVSMSGTQPQRASHAKAIAAITLGNGLEFFDFTIYSFFATIIGKLYFPVEGQLAQLMLAVGTFGVGFIMRPVGGVVLGAYADRAGRKAAMSLTLWLMTLGSAIIAFVPTYASIGLAAPVLVILARLIQGFALGGEIGASTSLLMEYGSDRTRGFYGSWQFVSQGLNTVVGSLLGVALAAMLSTHALESWGWRVPFVIGMAMGPIGVYIRRHLDETLPLPASSDHSPALEAATVAKPVREIFGTHMGSIVTGVVTTIGGTAANYIVLFYLSTYAIKILHMPMSLALWASWTAALVTVICSPFAGSLSDRYGRKRVLWVSRVLLIAGVYPAFMVINAVPTVPVLLSVVAVLGVLVAFTAVPNIVMLPEMFPREIRATGMSIVYCLGVSIFGGFAQFFATWLIQLSGNTLAPAWYLIGCGLVSLLALPFVRETAGRAID, from the coding sequence ATGACTTACACAGCCGCAACGACTTCCACGTCGGACGACAGCGTTTCAATGAGCGGTACACAGCCGCAGCGCGCGAGCCATGCGAAAGCGATCGCCGCGATCACGCTTGGCAACGGCCTCGAGTTCTTCGACTTCACGATCTATAGCTTCTTCGCGACGATCATCGGCAAGCTGTACTTTCCTGTCGAAGGGCAGCTTGCGCAACTGATGCTCGCGGTCGGCACCTTTGGTGTTGGCTTCATCATGCGGCCGGTGGGCGGCGTGGTGCTCGGCGCGTACGCGGACCGCGCGGGCCGCAAGGCGGCGATGAGCCTGACGCTGTGGCTGATGACGTTGGGCTCGGCGATCATCGCGTTCGTGCCGACGTATGCGTCGATTGGTCTTGCTGCGCCCGTGCTTGTGATTCTTGCGCGGCTGATTCAGGGGTTTGCGCTGGGCGGCGAGATAGGTGCGTCGACGTCTCTGTTGATGGAGTACGGCAGCGACCGCACGCGCGGTTTTTATGGCAGCTGGCAGTTCGTTAGCCAAGGCTTGAACACGGTGGTTGGTTCGCTGCTTGGCGTCGCGTTGGCCGCGATGCTGTCGACGCATGCGCTCGAAAGCTGGGGTTGGCGTGTGCCGTTCGTGATCGGTATGGCGATGGGGCCGATTGGCGTGTACATCCGGCGGCATCTGGATGAAACGTTGCCGTTGCCGGCGTCTTCAGATCATTCGCCCGCTCTTGAGGCTGCGACGGTTGCCAAGCCTGTGCGCGAGATTTTCGGCACGCATATGGGATCGATTGTGACGGGCGTCGTGACGACGATTGGTGGCACCGCCGCGAACTATATCGTGCTGTTTTATCTTTCTACTTATGCGATCAAGATCTTGCATATGCCGATGTCGCTGGCGTTGTGGGCTTCCTGGACGGCTGCTCTTGTTACGGTGATCTGCTCGCCGTTTGCTGGGTCGTTGTCGGACCGGTATGGGCGCAAGCGGGTGCTTTGGGTTTCGCGGGTTCTGTTGATTGCGGGTGTTTATCCTGCGTTTATGGTTATTAATGCTGTGCCTACGGTGCCGGTTTTGCTTTCAGTTGTTGCTGTGCTCGGTGTGCTTGTTGCGTTCACGGCTGTGCCTAATATCGTCATGCTGCCTGAGATGTTTCCGCGCGAAATTCGCGCTACCGGGATGTCGATTGTTTATTGTCTTGGGGTGTCGATTTTTGGTGGGTTTGCTCAGTTCTTTGCTACGTGGCTTATTCAGTTGTCAGGGAATACGCTTGCGCCGGCCTGGTATCTGATTGGGTGTGGTTTGGTTTCTTTGTTGGCGTTGCCGTTTGTTCGTGAGACGGCTGGGCGGGCTATTGATTGA
- a CDS encoding metalloregulator ArsR/SmtB family transcription factor: MRSKPRLPRKRQKNQTLDTPPQRPTLNLMVKLQDLDRTFAALADPTRRALLARLSERGDASVSQLAEPFAMSLPAVMKHLDVLADAGLITRTKTGRTVACRLSAAPMEQAMSWLQRYQQFWSEALDQLTAYVEEPSCPPAPVSRSSDTSTRLRKKSSARGPTRSRS; this comes from the coding sequence ATGCGCAGCAAACCCCGCCTCCCGCGAAAGCGGCAAAAAAACCAAACCCTTGACACACCGCCCCAGCGACCTACACTTAACCTCATGGTTAAGTTACAAGACCTTGATCGCACTTTCGCCGCGCTAGCGGACCCAACCCGCCGCGCGCTACTCGCACGTCTATCGGAAAGAGGAGACGCATCAGTCTCCCAACTCGCAGAACCATTCGCCATGTCTCTGCCGGCGGTCATGAAGCACCTCGACGTGCTGGCCGACGCGGGCCTCATCACGCGCACCAAGACGGGCCGCACGGTCGCATGCCGTCTGTCCGCCGCGCCGATGGAACAGGCCATGTCATGGCTGCAGCGCTATCAGCAGTTCTGGTCCGAAGCACTCGATCAATTGACCGCCTATGTGGAGGAGCCGTCATGTCCGCCCGCCCCAGTCTCACGCTCCAGCGACACATCAACGCGTCTCCGGAAAAAGTCTTCAGCGCGTGGACCGACCCGCAGCAGATCGTGA
- a CDS encoding aldehyde dehydrogenase family protein — translation MQHATQFYIDGKWIDPIEPKTLDVIDPSTAKPFATISLGSAGDVDLAVAAAKKAFASYSETTVQQRIDLLQAILEVYRKRYDDMVDVISREMGAPKQFAHDAQAWTGTAHLETMIRTLQHFDFEQLKGSMLIRKEPVGVCGLITPWNWPALQITTKVAPALAAGCTIVLKPSELAPMSAMLYAEILHEAGVPAGVFNLVNGEGQVVGDAMSRHKDIDMMSFTGSTRAGVQVAKAAADTVKRVHQELGGKSANLILEDADLRDAVTRGARACFDNSGQSCDAPTRMFVPRARMDEALAYAKEVADSLVVGPADAPSSDMGPVISQQQFDKIQSMIDAGVREGAVLAAGGHGRPEGLGEGYYVRPTVFGHVEHDMTIAREEIFGPVLSILGYDTEDEAVAMANDSIYGLAGYIQSASLERARAVAKRLRTGTIYLNYAEYSPEAPFGGYRQSGNGREYGEFGLEDFLEIKGVVGYGK, via the coding sequence ATGCAGCACGCCACGCAGTTCTATATCGACGGCAAATGGATCGACCCGATCGAACCCAAAACACTCGACGTAATCGACCCATCCACGGCTAAACCGTTCGCAACGATTTCGCTGGGCAGTGCGGGCGACGTCGATCTCGCAGTAGCGGCTGCCAAAAAAGCATTCGCCTCGTACTCGGAAACCACGGTGCAACAGCGCATCGATCTGCTGCAAGCGATCCTCGAGGTCTATCGCAAGCGCTACGACGATATGGTCGATGTAATCAGCCGCGAAATGGGCGCACCAAAACAGTTCGCCCACGACGCCCAGGCATGGACAGGCACCGCGCATCTGGAAACGATGATCCGCACGCTGCAGCATTTCGACTTCGAGCAGCTAAAAGGCAGCATGCTGATCCGCAAGGAGCCCGTCGGCGTATGCGGCCTCATCACGCCGTGGAACTGGCCCGCGTTGCAGATCACGACGAAAGTCGCGCCCGCACTCGCAGCAGGTTGCACGATAGTGCTGAAGCCATCGGAACTCGCCCCGATGAGCGCGATGCTCTACGCGGAAATCCTGCATGAAGCAGGCGTGCCCGCAGGCGTGTTCAATCTCGTCAACGGCGAAGGGCAGGTGGTGGGCGATGCCATGTCGCGTCACAAGGACATCGACATGATGTCGTTCACTGGATCGACGCGCGCAGGCGTGCAAGTCGCAAAAGCCGCCGCCGATACCGTCAAGCGCGTGCATCAGGAACTGGGCGGCAAGTCCGCGAACCTGATTCTCGAAGATGCGGATCTGCGCGATGCCGTCACGCGTGGCGCGCGCGCATGCTTCGATAACAGCGGGCAATCGTGCGACGCGCCCACGCGCATGTTCGTGCCGCGCGCGCGGATGGACGAAGCGTTGGCCTATGCGAAGGAAGTGGCCGATTCGCTTGTGGTCGGTCCGGCGGACGCGCCGTCGAGCGATATGGGCCCTGTGATCAGCCAGCAGCAGTTCGACAAGATCCAGTCGATGATCGATGCAGGCGTGCGCGAAGGCGCGGTGCTCGCGGCGGGCGGCCACGGACGTCCCGAAGGCCTGGGCGAAGGCTATTATGTGCGCCCGACCGTATTCGGCCACGTGGAGCACGACATGACCATTGCACGCGAAGAAATCTTCGGACCCGTGCTGTCGATTCTCGGCTACGACACGGAAGACGAAGCCGTCGCAATGGCCAACGACAGCATCTATGGTCTCGCGGGCTATATTCAGTCGGCGTCGCTCGAGCGCGCGCGCGCCGTCGCGAAGCGGCTGCGCACAGGCACGATCTATCTGAACTACGCGGAGTACTCGCCGGAAGCGCCGTTTGGCGGCTATCGTCAGTCGGGCAACGGGCGCGAGTACGGCGAGTTCGGACTCGAGGACTTTCTGGAGATCAAGGGCGTCGTCGGATACGGGAAATAA